Proteins encoded in a region of the Quercus lobata isolate SW786 chromosome 8, ValleyOak3.0 Primary Assembly, whole genome shotgun sequence genome:
- the LOC115957375 gene encoding K(+) efflux antiporter 2, chloroplastic-like: MDIACGFRQPSVFHGCEGTSCKTLVRFDLHLQFKSRGFGCNFLGDSRIVLKPHLSKKMKRSIVSSGYSNSNTVALGDFDSQLWRSNLRRSLFCNLDNVFKGSRTVRSWCQGNDSLAYVNGNGRNVEFIESSDESPRVDGGELNDSREEEGRGEEVEVLSLDELRELLQKAIRELEAARLNSTVFEEKAQKISEAAIALQDEAASAWNDVNSTLDTVQEIVNEECIAKEAVQNATMALSLAEARLQVAVESLDAAKRGDDSLEVSRESDEENNIDEEKKALLVAQEEIKECQENLANCEIGLRRLQSKKEELQMEVDRLNEVAEKAQLNALKAEEDVANIMLLAEQAVAFELEATQRVNDAEIALQRADKSLSGSYLDSQEIIQGQVLSDEVIVEEENVVQGVYEVSVERDSDVPLDGDSLVVKPLPDSPSKQSSEDLSQYDDLSDHENGKLSLDSPKEAELEAEKSKTVVQMKKLDTQKETSHSNVPKASLKKSSRFFSASFFSFTVDGTEFTPASVFQGFMESARKQWPKLIVSLLLFGAGVTFYANRAERNAQLLQPPDVITTSIEVGIEEVSSSAKPLVQQLQKLPKRIKKLIATLPHQEVNEEEASLFDMLWLLLASVIFVPIFQKIPGGSPVLGYLAAGILIGPYGLSIIRHVHGTKAIAEFGVVFLLFNIGLELSVERLSSMKKYVFGLGSAQVLVTAVVIGLVVHFVCGQPGPAAIVVGNGLALSSTAVVLQVLQERGESTSRHGRATFSVLLFQDLAVVVLLILIPLISPNSSKGGIGFQAIAEALGLAAVKAVVAIAAIIAGGRLLLRPIYKQIAENQNAEIFSANTLLVILGTSLLTARAGLSMALGAFLAGLLLAETEFSLQVESDIAPYRGLLLGLFFMTVGMSIDPKLLVSNFPVISGSLGLLIGGKMLLVALVGRIFGISIISAIRVGLLLAPGGEFAFVAFGEAVNQGIMSPQLSSLLFLVVGISMALTPWLAAGGQLIASRFEQHDVRSLLPVESETDDLQDHIIICGFGRVGQIIAQLLSERLIPFVALDVRSDRVAVGRALDLPVYFGDAGSREVLHKVGAERACAAAITLDTPGANYRTVWALSKYFPNVKTFVRAHDVDHGLNLEKAGATAVVPETLEPSLQLAAAVLAQAKLPMSEIAATINEFRSRHLSELTELCQTTGSSLGYGFARAVPKPKTQSSDSSDENQITEGTLAI; this comes from the exons ATGGATATTGCCTGTGGTTTTCGGCAGCCAAGTGTGTTTCATGGCTGCGAGGGCACAAGTTGTAAGACTTTGGTTCGTTTTGATTTGCATTTGCAATTTAAGAGTAGAGGTTTCGGGTGTAACTTTCTGGGTGATTCGAGAATTGTTTTGAAACCGCATTTGAGTAAGAAGATGAAAAGGAGTATTGTTTCTAGTGGTTATAGCAATTCAAATACGGTTGCTTTAGGAGACTTTGATAGTCAATTGTGGAGGTCAAATCTGAGACGttctttattttgtaatttggaCAATGTTTTTAAAGGGTCAAGAACAGTTCGGTCGTGGTGTCAGGGTAATGATTCTTTAGCATATGTAAATGGGAATGGTCGAAACGTGGAGTTCATTGAAAGTAGTGATGAGAGCCCAAGGGTTGATGGTGGTGAGCTAAATGATTCTAGAGAAGAAGAGGGACGGGGAGAAGAAGTGGAGGTGCTTAGTCTGGATGAATTGAGGGAATTGTTGCAAAAGGCAATAAGAGAACTAGAAGCTGCACGACTTAATAGTACTGTGTTTGAGGAAAAGGCTCAGAAAATATCGGAAGCTGCAATAGCCTTGCAGGACGAAGCAGCAAGTGCTTGGAATGATGTTAATTCTACCCTTGATACTGTTCAAGAGATTGTGAATGAGGAGTGTATTGCCAAGGAAGCAGTTCAAAATGCAACAATGGCTCTTTCATTAGCTGAGGCAAGGCTTCAGGTGGCAGTAGAATCTTTGGATGCTGCAAAAAGAGGGGATGATTCTTTGGAAGTTTCTAGAGAGAGTGATGAGGAAAATAATATTGACGAAGAGAAGAAAGCACTTTTAGTTGCTCAGGAAGAGATAAAGGAGTGTCAGGAGAATTTGGCAAATTGTGAGATTGGGTTGAGACGCCTGCAGAGTAAAAAGGAAGAGTTGCAGATGGAAGTGGACAGGTTGAATGAAGTTGCAGAGAAGGCGCAGCTGAATGCTTTGAAAGCGGAGGAGGATGTGGCAAACATAATGCTTTTGGCAGAGCAAGCTGTTGCCTTTGAACTTGAGGCCACACAACGTGTGAATGATGCAGAGATTGCATTACAGAGGGCAGATAAATCTCTGTCTGGTTCTTATCTTGATTCTCAAGAAATTATCCAAGGACAGGTCTTGAGTGATGAGGTTATTGTTGAGGAGGAGAATGTGGTCCAAGGAGTTTATGAAGTTTCTGTTGAAAGAGACAGTGATGTGCCACTTGATGGTGATTCTTTGGTTGTCAAGCCATTACCAGATAGCCCATCTAAACAGAGTTCAGAAGATTTGAGTCAATATGATGATCTGAGTGATCATGAGAATGGAAAGTTAAGTTTAGACTCTCCTAAAGAAGCTGAACTAGAAGCTGAAAAATCAAAGACTGTGGTTCAAATGAAAAAGCTTGATACACAGAAGGAGACTTCACACTCTAATGTTCCCAAGGCATCATTGAAGAAATCTTCTCGCTTCTTTTCTgcatcatttttctcttttactgTAGATGGGACTGAGTTCACACCAGCATCAGTTTTCCAGGGTTTCATGGAATCTGCAAGGAAGCAATGGCCAAAGCTAATTGTTAGTTTGTTGCTATTTGGTGCAGG GGTCACCTTTTATGCTAATCGAGCAGAGAGGAATGCTCAGCTGCTTCAGCCTCCAGATGTCATCACCACCAGTATTGAAGTTGGTATTGAAGAAGTTTCCTCAAGTGCAAAGCCTCTGGTTCAACAATTACAGAAACTACCGAAGAGAATTAAAAAACTAATTGCGACACTTCCTCATCAAGAG GTGAATGAGGAGGAAGCTTCCCTCTTCGACATGTTGTGGTTATTGCTTGCTAGTGTTATATTTGTGCCGATATTTCAGAAAATTCCTGGAG GAAGTCCTGTTCTTGGGTACTTGGCTGCTGGCATCTTGATTGGGCCCTATGGTCTCTCTATTATTCGTCATGTGCATGGGACAAAGGCAATTGCTGAATTTGGAGTTGTTTTCTTATTGTTCAATATTGGCCTTGAG CTCTCTGTTGAAAGGTTAAGTTCCATGAAGAAATATGTTTTTGGATTAGGCTCTGCTCAG GTTTTGGTGACAGCAGTGGTGATTGGCTTGGTTGTTCATTTTGTTTGTGGGCAGCCTGGCCCTGCTGCAATTGTTGTTGGGAATGGCCTGGCATTATCATCCACAGCTGTTGTCCTTCAG GTGTTGCAGGAGCGAGGTGAGAGCACATCACGACATGGACGCGCTACATTTTCTGTCTTGCTTTTCCAG GATTTGGCTGTTGTGGTTTTGCTGATACTCATTCCTCTTATTTCACCTAATTCATCCAAAGGAGGG ATTGGTTTCCAAGCCATTGCTGAAGCTCTTGGACTGGCTGCTGTTAAGGCAGTAGTTGCCATTGCTGCCATAATTGCTGGTGGACGCTTG TTGCTTCGACCTATCTATAAGCAAATTGCAGAAAATCAAAATGCAGAGATATTCTCTGCCAATACGCTCCTAGTTATTCTGGGGACTAGTCTCCTCACAGCCAGG GCTGGGCTTTCCATGGCATTGGGAGCATTTTTGGCAGGTTTACTTCTTGCAGAAACTGAATTTTCCTTACAGGTTGAGTCAGATATTGCACCATATCGTGGCCTTTTATTGGGTCTTTTCTTCATGACG GTTGGCATGTCTATCGATCCAAAACTTCTTGTTTCAAATTTTCCGGTCATTAGTGGGTCATTGGGACTCTTGATTGGTGGCAAGATGTTATTAGTTGCTTTAGTTGGTAGAATTTTCGGTATTTCAATCATATCTGCAATAAGAGTTGGTCTTCTTCTTGCTCCGGGTGGAGAATTTGCATTTGTGGCCTTTGGTGAAGCTGTTAATCAG GGTATAATGTCTCCTCAGTTATCATCATTGCTGTTTCTGGTAGTGGGAATTTCGATGGCCCTCACACCTTGGCTAGCTGCTGGAGGCCAGTTAATTGCCTCTCGATTTGAGCAGCATGATGTTCGAAGTTTATTACCTGTTGAGAGTGAG acAGACGATTTGCAAGATCACATAATCATTTGTGGATTTGGACGGGTTGGTCAG ATCATTGCCCAGCTTCTTTCAGAGCGATTGATTCCATTTGTTGCTCTTGATGTAAGGAG TGATAGAGTGGCTGTTGGACGTGCCCTGGATCTTCCTGTGTATTTTGGAGATGCTGGCAGTCGAGAG GTCCTTCATAAGGTTGGTGCTGAGAGAGCATGTGCAGCTGCAATAACTCTAGATACCCCTGGTGCAAATTATAGAACTGTTTGGGCTCTGAGCAAGTATTTCCCCAATGTGAAGACCTTTGTCCGTGCTCATGATGTTGATCATGGCCTTAATTTGGAAAAGGCAGGGGCTACAGCT GTTGTCCCAGAGACCTTGGAACCAAGTCTACAGTTAGCAGCTGCTGTTCTTGCTCAG GCAAAACTACCCATGTCAGAAATTGCAGCGACGATCAATGAATTTAGGTCCCGGCATCTTTCAGAGCTGACTGAG CTATGTCAAACTACTGGAAGTTCTCTTGGTTATGGGTTTGCTCGGGCTGTGCCCAAGCCCAAAACCCAATCCTCAGATTCCTCAGATGAGAACCAGATCACAGAAGGGACGCTGGCAATATAG